In a single window of the Delftia tsuruhatensis genome:
- a CDS encoding DUF2145 domain-containing protein, which translates to MTPSARPVCLGLLLAAALGTAHAGRSCEDKPLTPQSLQQGLDLAQRTSQALDAEYAKNGTRVVLLARVGQDLSKYDLYYSHYGWAYRTPEGPWRVAHKLNECGTAGGHVYRQGLGEFFLDDLWRHEAGIQVPTPAVQQALWTFLTQPQTVLRLQHEPYSMVSYAWGQRYQQSNQWATETLAAAMEPATVQRREQAQAWLQFKGYEPGVLVIRALSRLGGRVTAANIAFDDHPNDKRYASRIETVTVESVTQWLQRSQLAGPVRKLP; encoded by the coding sequence ATGACCCCCTCCGCCCGCCCTGTCTGCCTGGGCCTGCTGCTGGCCGCCGCGCTGGGCACGGCCCATGCGGGCCGCAGCTGCGAGGACAAGCCCCTCACGCCCCAGTCCCTGCAGCAGGGTCTGGACCTGGCCCAGCGCACGTCGCAGGCGCTGGATGCCGAGTACGCGAAGAACGGCACCCGTGTCGTGCTGCTGGCGCGCGTGGGCCAGGACCTGAGCAAGTACGACCTCTACTACTCGCACTATGGCTGGGCGTACAGGACACCCGAGGGCCCCTGGCGCGTGGCGCACAAGCTCAACGAGTGCGGCACGGCCGGCGGCCATGTCTACCGCCAGGGCCTGGGCGAGTTCTTTCTCGATGACCTGTGGCGCCATGAGGCCGGCATCCAGGTGCCCACGCCTGCCGTGCAGCAGGCGCTGTGGACCTTCCTGACCCAGCCGCAGACCGTGCTGCGATTGCAGCACGAGCCCTACAGCATGGTCAGCTACGCCTGGGGCCAGCGCTACCAGCAGTCCAACCAGTGGGCGACCGAGACCCTGGCCGCCGCCATGGAGCCGGCCACGGTGCAGCGGCGCGAGCAGGCCCAGGCCTGGCTGCAGTTCAAGGGCTATGAGCCCGGCGTGCTGGTCATCCGTGCGCTGAGCCGGCTGGGAGGGCGCGTGACGGCGGCCAACATCGCCTTCGACGACCATCCCAACGATAAACGCTATGCCAGCCGCATAGAGACCGTGACCGTGGAGTCGGTGACCCAGTGGCTGCAGCGCAGCCAGCTCGCCGGCCCGGTGCGCAAGCTGCCCTGA
- a CDS encoding zinc ribbon domain-containing protein has product MSKALRLPEKWFRRGLWLVAVVFASFLIGLGGLVVGDLPQVESPRTVEDFIAPGAAEPVKAEIKAADADHDKAETALENARLKYQATQARYRSARETFDNWVATRRATARPEQDTELLSRTQVLDAIKQEENTARASVEQLQDASLRARQRLDAANRQWDGLRDGAGEAWRKEMRAIELRVFLYRLALTLPLLLVAGWLFARQRKSTWWPFVWGFIFFALFAFFVELVPYLPDYGGYVRYIVGIVVTVLLGRAAILGLNRYLERQRQQESLPETQRRQELGYDVALARLAKGVCPGCERPVDLKDGSIDFCPHCGIGLFDRCGGCGTRKSAFVRFCHSCGAQAGGDSATRGVQPAQQVARPAPG; this is encoded by the coding sequence ATGAGCAAGGCCTTGCGTCTGCCCGAAAAATGGTTCCGCCGCGGCCTGTGGCTGGTGGCGGTGGTGTTCGCGTCCTTTCTGATCGGCCTGGGCGGCCTGGTGGTGGGCGACCTGCCCCAGGTCGAGTCGCCGCGCACGGTGGAGGACTTCATCGCGCCTGGCGCGGCCGAGCCCGTGAAGGCCGAGATCAAGGCCGCCGATGCGGACCATGACAAGGCGGAGACGGCGCTGGAGAACGCCCGCCTGAAGTACCAGGCCACGCAGGCGCGCTACCGCTCGGCGCGCGAGACCTTCGACAACTGGGTGGCCACGCGCCGCGCTACCGCCCGGCCGGAACAGGATACGGAACTGCTGTCGCGCACCCAGGTCCTGGATGCCATCAAGCAGGAGGAGAACACGGCACGCGCATCCGTGGAGCAATTGCAGGATGCCAGCCTGCGGGCCCGCCAGCGCCTGGATGCGGCGAACCGGCAGTGGGATGGGCTGCGCGACGGTGCCGGCGAGGCATGGCGCAAGGAGATGCGGGCCATCGAGCTGCGCGTCTTCCTGTACCGGCTGGCGCTGACCCTGCCGCTGCTGCTGGTGGCCGGCTGGTTGTTCGCCAGGCAGCGCAAGAGCACATGGTGGCCCTTCGTCTGGGGGTTCATCTTCTTTGCGCTGTTCGCCTTCTTCGTGGAGCTGGTCCCCTACCTGCCCGACTATGGCGGCTATGTGCGCTACATCGTCGGCATCGTGGTGACGGTGCTGCTGGGGCGCGCAGCCATCCTGGGGCTGAACCGCTACCTGGAGCGGCAAAGGCAGCAGGAGTCACTGCCCGAGACACAGCGACGCCAGGAGCTGGGCTATGACGTGGCGCTGGCACGGCTGGCCAAGGGCGTGTGCCCGGGCTGCGAGCGTCCCGTGGACCTGAAGGATGGCTCCATCGATTTCTGCCCCCATTGCGGCATCGGCCTGTTCGACCGGTGTGGCGGCTGCGGGACCCGCAAGAGCGCGTTCGTGCGCTTTTGCCACAGCTGCGGCGCGCAGGCGGGTGGCGACTCTGCCACGCGCGGAGTACAGCCTGCGCAACAGGTTGCCCGGCCGGCACCGGGTTGA